In bacterium YEK0313, one genomic interval encodes:
- a CDS encoding MarR family protein → MDGRPQAPRSLRTDAGAALDACLGWNSRLAARRIARRLEQGMAEAGMPLAQFWLMAQIASSPDDRLGALAGRMGLDPSSLSRNLKVIERRGWVEIALAEADQRRRVVWLTEQGARALEAALPAWHAAHEALAAAMPQGFGQGLSRLAAIDCEAGDDRTAVRDDGPER, encoded by the coding sequence ATGGACGGCCGGCCACAAGCTCCGAGATCCCTGCGGACGGACGCCGGCGCGGCGCTCGACGCCTGCCTCGGCTGGAACAGCCGGCTGGCGGCGCGGCGCATTGCACGCCGGCTCGAACAGGGCATGGCGGAAGCGGGTATGCCGCTCGCTCAGTTCTGGCTGATGGCGCAGATCGCCAGCAGTCCCGACGACCGGCTGGGCGCGCTGGCCGGGCGCATGGGGCTCGACCCTTCCAGCCTGTCGCGCAATCTCAAGGTGATCGAACGGCGCGGCTGGGTCGAGATCGCGCTCGCCGAGGCCGATCAGCGCCGGCGCGTGGTCTGGCTGACGGAGCAGGGCGCCCGGGCGCTGGAGGCGGCGCTGCCAGCCTGGCACGCCGCGCATGAAGCGCTCGCGGCGGCGATGCCGCAGGGCTTCGGACAGGGCCTGTCGCGCCTTGCCGCAATAGATTGCGAAGCCGGTGACGATAGGACGGCGGTGCGGGACGACGGTCCGGAGCGCTGA
- the cpo gene encoding Non-heme chloroperoxidase, whose amino-acid sequence MPSFTLADGRVVTYGETGRGPHLVLVHGSPGEGRAWNRVVPLLADRFHVLTPDLPGYGRASPLAGTAGTAAMAEGIVQLVESLDGPVLLGGHSYGGNVALHVMARAPARVRALALFEPVFFRALELSGDTAALDEAGRYFSAYAARAAIGERDAIIDMVDYWFGQGAFGHLPPPVQDFLRGAAERNAVDVNASFAESLPKPALTGFDRPAVVAHGSASAPVAIAIARALGALLPAADVVSIAGASHGMIDTHPGETACLIAGLAA is encoded by the coding sequence ATGCCCTCATTCACTTTGGCCGATGGCAGGGTCGTGACCTATGGCGAAACCGGCCGCGGTCCGCACCTGGTGCTGGTCCATGGATCTCCCGGCGAAGGGCGGGCGTGGAACAGGGTCGTGCCGCTGCTCGCCGACCGCTTCCACGTACTGACGCCCGATCTGCCGGGTTATGGCCGCGCGAGCCCCCTCGCCGGCACTGCGGGCACCGCCGCCATGGCGGAGGGCATCGTCCAACTGGTCGAAAGCCTCGACGGCCCGGTTCTGCTCGGCGGCCATTCCTATGGCGGCAACGTCGCGCTGCATGTGATGGCGAGGGCGCCCGCCCGCGTCCGCGCGCTGGCCCTCTTCGAGCCGGTCTTCTTCCGGGCGCTGGAGCTGAGCGGCGATACCGCAGCGCTCGACGAGGCAGGCCGCTATTTTTCCGCCTATGCCGCCCGGGCCGCCATCGGCGAGCGCGATGCCATCATCGACATGGTCGACTATTGGTTCGGCCAAGGCGCCTTCGGCCACCTGCCACCGCCGGTTCAGGATTTCCTGCGCGGAGCGGCCGAGCGCAACGCCGTGGACGTGAACGCCTCCTTCGCAGAGAGCCTGCCGAAGCCGGCCCTCACCGGCTTCGACCGGCCGGCCGTGGTCGCCCACGGCAGTGCCAGCGCGCCGGTCGCCATCGCCATAGCCCGCGCGCTCGGCGCGCTGCTGCCGGCGGCGGACGTCGTCTCGATCGCCGGGGCGAGCCACGGCATGATCGACACCCATCCGGGCGAAACCGCCTGCCTGATCGCCGGCCTCGCCGCCTGA
- a CDS encoding Integrase core domain protein yields the protein MAGRVADVVVLSVEERSFLESQVRRHKAARSLSDRCRIILLCAEGLQSKEIGARLGVHEHTVGKWRRRFVNERIEGLTDEYRPGRPRTVSDAQVAEVIERTLNTTPRDATHWSIRSMAAATGLSHTTIRRIWTAFGLQPHRSETFKLSTDPLFVDKVQDIVGLYMAPPNRAIVLCVDEKSQIQALDREQPVLPMAPGVAERRTHTYIRHGTTSLFAALDVATGAVIGKCYKRHRASEFLDFLKRIDQEMPKGLDVHIVMDNYATHKTPKVKAWLARRSHWHVHFTPTSASWINQVERWFAELTRKQLQRGVHRSTADLEADIIAFIGTHNENPKPYRWVKSADEILASVKRFCQKTMSRTSDSGD from the coding sequence ATGGCGGGCCGGGTGGCGGATGTGGTTGTTCTGAGCGTTGAAGAGCGCAGCTTTCTCGAGTCTCAGGTTCGGCGGCACAAGGCAGCGCGCTCGCTGTCGGACCGGTGCCGGATAATCCTGCTCTGTGCAGAGGGGCTTCAAAGCAAGGAGATCGGAGCGCGGCTTGGCGTGCATGAGCATACCGTTGGAAAGTGGCGCAGGCGGTTCGTGAATGAGCGGATCGAGGGGCTGACCGACGAATACCGCCCCGGTCGGCCCCGCACGGTATCGGACGCTCAGGTCGCGGAGGTGATCGAGCGGACGCTGAACACGACGCCCAGGGACGCCACCCATTGGTCGATCCGCTCGATGGCCGCGGCGACGGGCCTGTCGCACACCACCATTCGCCGGATCTGGACCGCGTTCGGCCTGCAACCGCATCGCAGCGAGACGTTCAAGCTTTCCACCGATCCGCTGTTCGTCGACAAGGTGCAGGATATCGTCGGCCTCTATATGGCGCCGCCGAACCGGGCCATCGTGTTGTGCGTGGACGAGAAATCCCAGATCCAGGCGCTGGATCGCGAGCAACCGGTGTTGCCGATGGCGCCGGGTGTCGCCGAGCGGAGAACCCACACCTATATCCGTCATGGGACGACATCGCTGTTTGCGGCGCTTGATGTTGCGACTGGCGCAGTGATCGGGAAATGCTACAAGCGCCACAGGGCGAGCGAGTTTCTCGACTTCCTGAAGCGGATTGATCAGGAAATGCCCAAGGGCCTCGACGTGCATATCGTCATGGACAATTACGCCACGCATAAAACCCCGAAGGTCAAAGCCTGGCTGGCGCGCCGCTCGCATTGGCATGTTCACTTCACGCCCACCTCGGCGAGTTGGATCAACCAGGTGGAGCGCTGGTTCGCGGAACTGACCCGTAAGCAATTGCAACGCGGCGTCCACCGCTCCACTGCCGATCTGGAGGCCGACATCATCGCCTTCATCGGCACCCACAACGAGAACCCCAAACCCTACAGATGGGTCAAATCCGCCGACGAAATCCTCGCCTCGGTCAAGCGCTTCTGCCAGAAAACAATGAGCCGAACTTCAGATTCGGGTGACTAG
- the mepA_1 gene encoding Multidrug export protein MepA: MTVNAAAPRLAPANPIVTAPLLGTIARLSVPNILAMVATAAVAVAETVYVGLIGTPALAGMALVFPVVMLQQMMSAGAMGGGVSSAISRAIGAGDDERARSLAFHAVIIAFGLGLAITVLMLVCGRPLYAALGGRGEALDQALTYSGVVFAGALAIWLCNLTASIIRGAGNMTVPSGTLLGVAALQVIIGGSLGLGLGPLPRLGMAGIALGQVVAYAFGALYMIRFLRSGACRVVLPFTGVRLRGEHFGDILKVGALACISSFQSVLTVLVLTALVARFGHEALAGYGIGSRLEFMLIPFTFAVGVALVPMVGMAIGAGRLQRARQAAWTGGMLAFAITAVIGLVGWLAPAAWASLFTSQPGVIAAASSYLVWAGPSYGFYGLGLCLYFAAQGAGKVLGPVLAGTARLVAVALGGCWMVATDQPLWALFALVAVSMTIYGLVTAYAIHVTRWGPARS, encoded by the coding sequence ATGACCGTCAATGCCGCAGCCCCGCGCCTCGCGCCGGCCAATCCGATCGTCACCGCGCCGCTGCTCGGCACGATCGCCAGGCTCAGCGTGCCGAATATCCTGGCCATGGTCGCGACCGCCGCGGTCGCCGTCGCCGAGACCGTCTATGTCGGTCTGATCGGCACGCCGGCGCTCGCCGGCATGGCTCTGGTCTTTCCCGTCGTCATGCTGCAGCAGATGATGTCGGCGGGTGCGATGGGCGGCGGGGTGTCCTCGGCGATCAGCCGGGCGATCGGTGCCGGCGACGACGAGCGCGCCCGCTCGCTCGCCTTTCACGCCGTGATCATCGCCTTCGGTCTTGGCCTCGCGATCACCGTGCTGATGCTGGTCTGCGGCCGGCCGCTCTATGCCGCGCTCGGCGGCCGGGGCGAAGCCCTCGACCAGGCTCTGACCTATTCCGGCGTGGTGTTCGCCGGCGCGCTCGCCATCTGGCTGTGCAACCTCACCGCTTCCATCATCCGCGGCGCCGGCAACATGACCGTACCGTCAGGCACGCTGCTCGGCGTCGCCGCGCTGCAGGTGATCATCGGCGGCAGCCTCGGCCTCGGGCTCGGCCCCTTGCCGCGGCTCGGCATGGCCGGAATCGCGCTCGGTCAGGTGGTCGCCTATGCGTTCGGCGCGCTCTACATGATCCGTTTCCTGCGCTCGGGCGCCTGCCGGGTCGTGCTGCCGTTCACGGGGGTGCGCCTGCGCGGTGAACATTTCGGCGACATCCTGAAGGTCGGCGCGCTCGCCTGCATCTCGTCCTTCCAGTCGGTCCTGACCGTGCTGGTGCTCACCGCGCTGGTCGCGCGCTTCGGCCACGAGGCGCTGGCCGGCTACGGCATCGGCTCGCGGCTCGAATTCATGCTGATCCCGTTCACCTTCGCCGTCGGGGTCGCGTTGGTGCCGATGGTCGGCATGGCGATCGGCGCGGGCAGGCTTCAGCGGGCGCGCCAGGCGGCCTGGACCGGCGGCATGCTGGCCTTCGCCATCACCGCCGTCATCGGCCTCGTCGGCTGGCTGGCGCCGGCGGCCTGGGCGAGCCTCTTCACCAGCCAGCCCGGCGTGATCGCCGCGGCGAGCAGCTATCTCGTCTGGGCCGGGCCGAGCTACGGTTTCTACGGCCTCGGCCTCTGCCTCTATTTCGCCGCGCAGGGCGCGGGCAAGGTGCTCGGGCCGGTGCTCGCCGGCACGGCGCGGCTCGTCGCCGTGGCGCTGGGCGGCTGTTGGATGGTGGCGACCGATCAGCCGCTCTGGGCGCTGTTCGCGCTGGTCGCGGTATCCATGACCATCTACGGGCTGGTCACCGCCTATGCGATCCACGTGACGCGCTGGGGGCCGGCCCGTTCCTGA
- the sarZ gene encoding HTH-type transcriptional regulator SarZ: protein MSLAPPAGSKLSPPSACTAARIRKVSRLVSHIFDQYLEPHGLTVTQFGVLGQIRADDGVDIGTLAERMLIDPTSLTRTIRPLERQGLIRLEPDPNDRRHRRLSLTEAGRVRLSEARAGWARGQGEIVERVGADEASALNSMLDRTIERLAR, encoded by the coding sequence ATGAGCCTCGCCCCGCCAGCCGGATCCAAGCTGTCGCCGCCGTCCGCCTGCACGGCGGCGCGGATCCGCAAGGTGTCGCGCCTCGTCTCCCACATCTTCGACCAGTATCTGGAGCCGCACGGCCTGACCGTGACGCAGTTCGGCGTGCTCGGCCAAATCAGGGCGGATGACGGCGTCGATATCGGCACGCTCGCCGAGCGCATGCTGATCGACCCGACCAGCCTGACCCGGACGATCCGGCCGCTGGAGCGGCAGGGGCTGATCCGTCTCGAGCCCGATCCGAACGACCGGCGCCATCGGCGCCTCAGCCTGACCGAGGCCGGGCGGGTCCGGCTCAGCGAAGCGCGCGCCGGCTGGGCGCGCGGGCAGGGCGAGATCGTCGAGCGGGTCGGCGCGGACGAGGCCTCGGCGCTCAACAGCATGCTCGACCGGACGATTGAAAGGCTGGCGCGATGA
- the tolB gene encoding Protein TolB, with the protein MTLTLNRRNFLSAGAALGASGLVMPQARAQQSQPPVIDIRRGQVQPFPIAVPNLGNDDMGRNIAGVIENNLRRSGFFRVIDRQAYAGVAVDPDQAPNFQRFQQAGAAGVVTGRAGRGADGRSRVEFRLWDVAQGGQLHGQQFATQEANWRRIAHIISDQIFERVTGEKGHFDSRVVFVDETGPKDRRQKRLAIMDQDGANVRYLTRGGDLVLTPRFSPSSQDITYMAYNAGEPRVFLLNIESGQREQVGNFPGMSFSPRFSPDGQRIVLSLQQGAGSSIYSMDLRSKNAVRLTDGSAIDTGPSFSPDGRQIVFESDRGGTQQLYIMGAGGGGANRISFGEGRYSTPVWSPRGDLIAFTRQGGGQFSIGVMKPDGSGERILTTGFHNEGPTFAPNGLFVMYFRDQGAGPQLFQSDIFARAENRVPTPSFGSDPAWGPTLS; encoded by the coding sequence ATGACCCTCACGCTGAACCGCCGCAACTTCCTTTCCGCCGGAGCCGCCCTCGGTGCCAGTGGCCTCGTCATGCCGCAGGCCCGGGCGCAGCAGAGCCAGCCGCCGGTCATCGACATCAGGCGCGGCCAGGTGCAGCCCTTCCCGATCGCGGTGCCGAACCTCGGCAACGACGATATGGGCCGCAACATTGCCGGCGTGATCGAGAACAACCTGCGGCGCTCCGGCTTCTTCCGGGTCATCGACCGCCAGGCCTATGCCGGCGTCGCCGTCGATCCGGACCAGGCGCCGAATTTCCAGCGCTTCCAGCAGGCGGGCGCCGCCGGCGTCGTCACCGGCCGCGCCGGCCGCGGCGCCGATGGACGGTCGCGGGTCGAGTTCCGGCTGTGGGACGTCGCCCAGGGCGGCCAGTTGCACGGCCAGCAGTTCGCGACCCAGGAGGCGAACTGGCGGCGCATCGCGCATATCATTTCCGACCAGATCTTCGAGCGGGTGACCGGCGAGAAGGGGCATTTCGACAGCCGCGTCGTCTTCGTCGACGAGACTGGGCCGAAGGACCGCCGGCAGAAGCGGCTCGCCATCATGGACCAGGACGGCGCCAATGTGCGCTACCTGACCCGCGGCGGCGACCTGGTGCTGACGCCGCGCTTCTCGCCGTCGAGCCAGGACATCACCTATATGGCCTATAATGCGGGCGAGCCGCGGGTCTTCCTGCTCAATATCGAGAGCGGCCAGCGCGAGCAGGTCGGCAATTTCCCCGGCATGAGCTTTTCGCCGCGCTTCTCGCCCGACGGCCAGCGCATCGTGCTGTCGCTGCAGCAGGGCGCCGGCTCCTCCATCTATTCGATGGACCTGCGCTCGAAGAACGCCGTGCGCCTGACCGACGGCTCGGCGATCGATACCGGCCCCTCGTTCTCGCCCGACGGCCGCCAGATCGTGTTCGAAAGCGATCGCGGCGGCACCCAGCAGCTCTACATCATGGGCGCGGGCGGCGGCGGCGCCAACCGCATCTCCTTCGGCGAGGGCCGCTATTCGACGCCGGTCTGGTCGCCGCGCGGCGACCTCATCGCCTTCACCCGCCAAGGCGGCGGCCAGTTCTCGATCGGCGTGATGAAGCCGGATGGTTCGGGCGAGCGCATCCTCACCACCGGTTTCCACAATGAAGGCCCGACCTTCGCGCCGAACGGCCTGTTCGTCATGTATTTCCGCGACCAGGGCGCCGGTCCGCAGCTGTTCCAGTCGGATATCTTCGCCCGCGCCGAGAACCGCGTGCCGACGCCGAGCTTCGGTTCCGACCCGGCCTGGGGCCCGACGCTGAGCTGA
- the iga_1 gene encoding IgA-specific serine endopeptidase autotransporter precursor, with the protein MALHPQKVGYGVSVGGHVLLLVAALVGFLSAPQKPDEGESVPVEIVSDEPAQSTQGDRRGERTPTPQRVIDRQDPEERRTEDDPNLQVARERVQNVQLPPPPTPRPPQPREPEQSEAPPPPPARPQQQAALAPPVPQPAPPRPAPPPVAPEQREDVNARNAEIQAQQRREEEQRRREEQARVEQQRRREEEQRQAAAQREREQREAREREQREAREREQREARERAQREARERAQREARERAQREARERAERERQERANARQFDPNSIAARLNSSQNQSNDRRQASRTEATGASAPMRTASLGTATGAAARISGREIDAIRAWAERCWEIPIAAREGNSPAVRLRVSFNPDGTVTGRPEVQNPRGDSNFQVLANSAVRAVMRCSAEGGVRLPRERYETWREVVLNFDPKEMMR; encoded by the coding sequence GTGGCGTTGCATCCGCAAAAAGTCGGCTACGGGGTCTCGGTGGGCGGGCATGTGCTGCTCCTCGTCGCGGCGCTGGTCGGCTTTCTGAGCGCGCCGCAAAAGCCCGACGAGGGCGAAAGCGTGCCGGTCGAGATCGTCTCGGACGAACCGGCGCAGTCGACCCAGGGCGACCGGCGCGGCGAGCGCACGCCGACGCCGCAGCGGGTGATCGACCGTCAGGACCCCGAGGAGCGCCGGACCGAGGACGATCCGAACCTGCAGGTCGCCCGCGAGCGCGTGCAGAACGTGCAGCTGCCGCCGCCGCCGACACCGCGCCCGCCCCAGCCGCGCGAACCCGAGCAGAGCGAGGCGCCGCCCCCGCCGCCGGCCCGTCCCCAGCAGCAGGCGGCTCTCGCCCCGCCGGTGCCGCAGCCGGCGCCGCCGCGTCCGGCGCCGCCACCGGTCGCGCCCGAGCAGCGCGAGGACGTCAATGCCCGCAATGCCGAGATCCAGGCGCAGCAGCGCCGCGAGGAGGAGCAGCGGCGGCGCGAGGAACAGGCCCGCGTCGAGCAGCAGCGCCGGCGCGAGGAGGAACAGCGCCAGGCCGCCGCCCAGCGCGAGCGGGAACAGCGCGAGGCGCGCGAGCGCGAGCAGCGCGAAGCCCGGGAACGCGAGCAGCGCGAGGCCCGCGAACGGGCCCAGCGCGAAGCGCGCGAAAGAGCCCAGCGTGAAGCCCGCGAGCGGGCCCAGCGCGAGGCCCGCGAGCGCGCCGAGCGGGAGCGCCAGGAACGGGCCAATGCCCGACAGTTCGATCCGAACTCGATCGCGGCGCGCCTGAACAGCAGCCAGAACCAGTCGAACGACCGCCGCCAGGCTTCGCGAACGGAAGCGACCGGCGCGAGCGCGCCGATGCGTACCGCCTCGCTCGGCACCGCGACGGGCGCCGCCGCGCGCATTTCCGGCCGCGAGATCGACGCGATCCGCGCCTGGGCCGAACGCTGCTGGGAGATTCCGATCGCGGCGCGCGAGGGCAACAGCCCGGCGGTGCGCCTGCGTGTTTCGTTCAATCCGGACGGCACCGTGACGGGCCGCCCGGAAGTGCAGAACCCGCGGGGCGATTCCAACTTCCAGGTCCTGGCCAATTCCGCCGTGCGCGCGGTGATGCGCTGCTCGGCCGAAGGTGGCGTCAGGCTGCCGCGCGAGCGCTACGAAACCTGGCGCGAAGTCGTGCTGAATTTTGACCCGAAGGAAATGATGCGCTGA
- the exbD_2 gene encoding Biopolymer transport protein ExbD: protein MGAQVASGGGGRGGNGRRRRRAFVMNEINITPMVDVMLVLLIIFMVAAPLMTVSVPLDLPQASARAIQQDKPPITVSVRQNGEIYLGDNKVEQAQLVEQLRTLAQNGAEERIFVRGDAAVNYQAIMDVLSQIKGGGFTKVALVATERASR, encoded by the coding sequence ATGGGTGCTCAAGTCGCAAGCGGCGGTGGTGGACGGGGCGGCAATGGCCGCCGGCGCCGCCGCGCCTTCGTCATGAACGAGATCAACATCACGCCGATGGTCGACGTGATGCTGGTGCTGCTCATCATCTTCATGGTCGCGGCGCCGCTGATGACCGTATCCGTGCCGCTCGACCTGCCGCAGGCTTCCGCTCGCGCGATCCAGCAGGACAAGCCGCCGATCACCGTGTCGGTGCGCCAGAACGGCGAGATCTATCTCGGCGACAACAAGGTCGAGCAGGCCCAGCTCGTCGAGCAGCTGCGCACGCTGGCGCAGAACGGCGCCGAGGAGCGCATCTTCGTGCGCGGCGACGCCGCCGTGAACTATCAGGCCATCATGGACGTGCTGTCGCAGATCAAGGGCGGCGGCTTCACCAAGGTCGCGCTGGTCGCGACCGAGCGCGCATCGCGCTGA
- the exbB_2 gene encoding Biopolymer transport protein ExbB — protein MNPADVAQTAVAASHDVSLWGLFIAAHWVVKIVMLGLVSASIWVWAIIVEKIILFRRTRSQMDRFEQVFWSGQSLEELYRSLAQRPTTAMAALFVAAMREWKRSHETASRSFAGLQQRIDRVMNVTIQREVERLEARLMVLATVASAGPFIGLFGTVWGIMTSFQAIAVSKNTSLAVVAPGIAEALFATAIGLVAAIPATIAYNKLAGEVNKIANRLEGFADEFAAILSRQIDQQGGPASYDQRAA, from the coding sequence ATGAATCCCGCCGATGTCGCCCAGACCGCCGTCGCCGCTTCGCACGACGTTTCCCTCTGGGGCCTGTTCATTGCCGCCCACTGGGTGGTCAAGATCGTCATGCTCGGCCTCGTCTCGGCATCGATCTGGGTCTGGGCGATCATCGTCGAGAAGATCATCCTGTTCCGCCGCACGCGCAGCCAGATGGACCGGTTCGAACAGGTCTTCTGGTCCGGCCAGTCGCTGGAGGAGCTCTATCGTTCGCTGGCGCAGCGCCCGACGACCGCCATGGCCGCGCTGTTCGTTGCCGCCATGCGCGAATGGAAGCGTTCGCACGAAACCGCCTCGCGCTCCTTTGCCGGCCTGCAGCAGCGCATCGATCGGGTGATGAACGTCACCATCCAGCGCGAGGTCGAGCGCCTGGAAGCGCGGCTGATGGTGCTGGCGACGGTGGCTTCCGCCGGCCCGTTCATCGGCCTGTTCGGCACGGTCTGGGGCATCATGACCTCGTTCCAGGCGATCGCGGTGTCCAAGAACACCTCGCTCGCCGTGGTCGCGCCCGGCATTGCCGAAGCGCTGTTCGCCACCGCCATCGGCCTCGTCGCCGCAATTCCGGCAACCATTGCCTATAACAAGCTGGCCGGAGAGGTGAACAAGATCGCCAACCGGCTCGAAGGCTTCGCCGACGAGTTCGCCGCCATCCTGTCGCGCCAGATCGATCAGCAGGGCGGTCCCGCCAGCTACGACCAGCGGGCGGCCTGA
- a CDS encoding Sulfite exporter TauE/SafE, with protein sequence MSLLGFGPAELFAITVIMAVATVIQMAVGVGLSLVMIPLLAIISPSLVPGPAIAAAFVVMAAMVRGNTHHIDRGEIGWGAAGLLVGTAVGVLALLAIDPTHLPRVFGALILLAVGLSISGLNLSLNARNITVTSVISGFMGGMSGIHGPLIGVVYAGQNPAKVRATLGLYWIVAYAMLIAMHVAAGRFGLADLGRAALLVPGIVVGTWLAPYAMAAMDRERMRIALLAIAVAGALVLLIKG encoded by the coding sequence ATGTCGCTTCTCGGCTTCGGCCCGGCCGAACTTTTCGCCATTACCGTGATCATGGCGGTGGCCACCGTCATCCAGATGGCGGTGGGCGTCGGGCTGTCGCTGGTGATGATCCCGCTCCTCGCGATCATTTCACCGAGCCTCGTGCCGGGCCCGGCGATCGCCGCCGCCTTCGTGGTGATGGCCGCCATGGTGCGCGGCAACACCCATCATATCGACCGCGGCGAAATCGGCTGGGGTGCCGCCGGCCTGCTGGTCGGCACCGCCGTCGGCGTGCTCGCGCTCCTGGCCATCGACCCGACGCACCTGCCGCGGGTGTTCGGCGCGCTCATCCTCCTGGCGGTCGGTCTGTCGATCAGCGGCCTCAACCTGTCGCTCAATGCCCGCAACATCACCGTGACCAGCGTGATCTCCGGCTTCATGGGCGGCATGTCCGGCATTCACGGCCCGCTGATCGGCGTCGTCTATGCCGGGCAGAATCCGGCCAAGGTGCGGGCCACCCTCGGCCTCTACTGGATCGTCGCCTATGCGATGCTGATCGCCATGCATGTCGCGGCCGGCCGCTTCGGCCTTGCCGATCTCGGCCGGGCCGCGCTGCTGGTGCCGGGCATCGTGGTCGGCACCTGGCTCGCGCCCTATGCCATGGCCGCGATGGACCGGGAGCGCATGCGCATCGCCCTGCTCGCCATCGCGGTGGCCGGCGCGCTGGTGTTGCTGATCAAGGGCTGA
- the ybgC gene encoding Acyl-CoA thioester hydrolase YbgC: MIKSPALAGHIEDEIHHLSVRVYYEDTDFSGVVYHASYLRFMERGRTDFLRLLGVAQGDLFDRAKDEAGAGFAFVVRSMAIEFLRPARIDDILTIETRTLEVKGATLNLAQRVLRGEEVLVEASVRVAFVAGGRPMRIPDALRRVMTPKA, encoded by the coding sequence ATGATCAAGTCCCCGGCGCTCGCCGGCCATATCGAAGACGAGATCCATCATCTCTCGGTGCGCGTCTATTACGAGGACACCGACTTTTCCGGCGTCGTCTACCACGCGAGCTACCTGCGTTTCATGGAGCGCGGCCGCACCGACTTCCTGCGCCTGCTCGGCGTCGCCCAGGGCGATCTGTTCGACCGGGCGAAGGACGAGGCGGGCGCAGGCTTCGCCTTCGTCGTGCGCTCGATGGCCATCGAGTTCCTGCGGCCGGCGAGAATAGACGACATCCTGACCATCGAGACGCGCACGCTCGAGGTGAAGGGCGCGACCCTCAATCTGGCCCAGCGGGTGCTGCGCGGCGAGGAGGTGCTGGTCGAAGCCAGCGTTCGCGTCGCCTTCGTGGCCGGCGGCCGGCCGATGCGCATCCCTGACGCGCTGAGAAGGGTCATGACGCCCAAGGCCTGA
- the ruvB_2 gene encoding Holliday junction ATP-dependent DNA helicase RuvB, which produces MTDARRILSAEQRDDDADTHLRPQRLADFIGQAQARANLEVFISAAKTRGDALDHVLFVGPPGLGKTTLAQILAKELGVNFRSTSGPVIAKAGDLAAQLTNLEERDVLFIDEIHRLNPAVEEILYPAMEDFQLDLIIGEGPAARSVKIDLAKFTLVGATTRAGLLTTPLRDRFGIPIRLQFYTIEELEFIVTRGARVLGVGMSADGANEIARRARGTPRIAGRLLRRVRDFAIYKDSDTITRAIADEALTRLEVDGAGLDAMDRRYLKGIALNYGGGPVGIETMAAALSEPRDAIEEIIEPFLIQQGFLQRTPRGRLLTSHAFRHLGLAEPARDAAQFQLFKGDEDEL; this is translated from the coding sequence ATGACCGACGCTCGCCGCATTCTTTCCGCCGAACAGCGCGACGACGATGCCGACACGCATCTGCGGCCGCAGAGACTGGCCGATTTCATCGGCCAGGCGCAGGCGCGCGCCAATCTGGAAGTGTTCATTTCGGCGGCGAAGACTCGCGGCGACGCGCTGGACCATGTGCTGTTCGTCGGCCCGCCGGGCCTCGGCAAGACGACGCTGGCGCAGATCCTCGCCAAGGAGCTCGGCGTCAATTTCCGCTCGACCTCCGGCCCGGTCATCGCCAAGGCGGGCGATCTTGCGGCCCAGCTCACCAATCTCGAAGAACGCGACGTCCTGTTCATCGACGAGATCCACCGGCTCAATCCGGCGGTCGAGGAAATTCTCTATCCGGCCATGGAGGACTTTCAGCTCGACCTGATCATCGGCGAGGGGCCGGCCGCCCGCTCGGTCAAGATCGACCTCGCCAAGTTCACCCTGGTCGGCGCGACGACGCGGGCGGGCCTGCTGACCACGCCGTTGCGCGACCGCTTCGGCATCCCGATCCGCCTGCAATTCTATACGATCGAGGAGCTCGAATTCATCGTCACCCGGGGCGCCCGCGTGCTGGGCGTCGGCATGTCGGCCGATGGCGCCAACGAGATCGCGCGGCGGGCGCGCGGGACGCCGCGCATTGCCGGCCGCCTGCTCCGGCGCGTGCGCGACTTCGCCATCTACAAGGACTCCGACACCATCACCCGGGCTATCGCCGACGAGGCGCTGACCCGGCTGGAGGTCGACGGGGCCGGGCTCGACGCCATGGACCGCCGCTATCTCAAGGGCATCGCGCTCAATTACGGCGGCGGGCCGGTCGGCATCGAGACCATGGCGGCGGCGCTCTCCGAGCCGCGCGACGCGATCGAGGAGATCATCGAGCCCTTCCTGATCCAGCAGGGCTTCCTCCAGCGCACGCCGCGCGGCCGGCTTCTGACCAGCCATGCCTTCCGTCACCTCGGCCTGGCCGAACCGGCGCGCGATGCCGCCCAGTTCCAGCTGTTCAAGGGCGACGAGGACGAGCTGTGA